In the Andrena cerasifolii isolate SP2316 chromosome 3, iyAndCera1_principal, whole genome shotgun sequence genome, GATCGGTGGATAGTCACCATCCTTGAAGTAGATTGGGTTCAAGGTCCAGCCAGCGTTGAACTGGAACGCGATCTCCACCGACAACATGTCCCCTGGATTCTTCGGCATGTAACCGCTCGAATTGATCAGGAAGCCGACTTCACCCTTCTGCGTCGGCTTGAATTCCTTCTCGTAAATCCTGTACGCCCTAGCGTGAGCTTTCATAACGTTGTGGATGCACAAGTACTCGCCGAAACCGTGAAGCTTCTTGCCAGGCGCGTGATTCCCGGCCGAGTAGCCATTTTTGCAGATGGCCGTGGGCTCGTTGATCGGGATGAACTTCTTCACCTTCGAGCCGAACTCCTTGTACACGACCCTGGCGAAATCCCCGAACCAATCGACCATCTCCGAGTTCAACCAGCCGCCCGCGTCTTCCAGAACTTGCGGATGATCCCAGTGATAAATCGTCAGCATCGGCTCGATATCGTTCTCCAGAAGCTCGTCGATGAGTTCGTTGTAGTACCTGACGCCATTTTTGCTCACCTTGTTCGGGAACCCGGTTGGCAGAATTCGCGGCCAGCTCACGGAGAACCTGTACGTGGTGAACTGTCGACGAACGAGAAAAGCGTACTGTTATTCTCAGTCTATAATTGGCCTTCTCCTGCTGTTCAACTGATTTCCGTTTGAAAAGCAATTAGGAACCATCGATTTCCTGCCTCGAACCAAGCGGATTCGGTGTTTCTGCTGTTCTAAATGGGTACTCAAGTGGGCTGGGATTATGTCAAGTATCGAAAGCCACATAAACACGGTTCGTGCTCGAAATTGCAACGCGACTTCTTGAAACTGGTGAATAGAAATTTTTCGATCCCCCAGCTCGATACGTTCCGTGGAAATTAATTCCGCGGAACGGTTGCTCTGCATAGAATAGCCAGAGTCCCCACTCGGTAACCTCATCGAACCATTCCCCTTTTTGTTTTTGCAGTAGCGCAATCACTATTAACCCTCCGttgtcacaccttcttataatcacaaattggtcacatggggttcactgcaccccggcATCATTTtttagttaccattttcgtattttttaatcttttaatatttGAGTGCTAATTGTACATTATCAATACTCGTACAATCACGATCTAAgagttttttttctagaaatgtaaattctgATATGTTGAAATctgtgtttgaaaaaatagttgtggattttcaaatattattattaaggtctaaagatgtacagaaatattggcaaatacatGCTGGGGCGCGATACACCCCTTGGTCGAAGTAAATTTAAACACGTCACAGTAATTCGACTGATACAAAGTGAAGTATTTAACGAAGGGTTCACAGAAAAACTATAATCACCCCATCGATACTTACGCCGAGCATCTTCAATATAGCCACGTCCTCCTTGTACTTGTAGTAAGAGTTCGCAGCGACGTCACCGGTGTCATTGTTGAAAATACGACCATCTTGGAGGTGGGTGTACCGATCCCAGGTACTTTCACCTTTGTCTGCGTTTTCAGGTCACAGAGGTGAAGCATTAGAGAAGTTTGCATCTCCATGGcaggatatttaaattttagagACCTACCGCTCACGTTCCATGCTCCCTCTATTTGGTATGCGGCAGTAGCTACCCCGAACACAAAGCCCGGCGGGAACTTCAGTAATTCGTCATTCTCCTTCAGAGATGCGCCATTCACAGCGCTAGGAAAGTCAAGCTTACAATTAGAGCAAGTTATCGGTCGAGTGGCTGACTGTCCCACTTAAAATCGCCTTTCGCTAAAAATCGCGGAAATTAAAGCACAAGCGAGATACTCACATCAGGAGGAAGGCGAAGATGCTCGATCTGAGCGACAGCGTGGCGAGCATGTTTGCTTAGAATCTAGAAATGGGCTGACGATCTTCTGTGCCACTTATATACTTAACTTTTCGTGTGTTTATTGGAAGGCCGATGATGTGCCTTACTGATTACTCGCCTTTTTATCGACGCGATGATATCTAATcgctgaataatttatttatttgcattcGTCGCTTCTCGCGAGAGCCTCCGCGATTCCAGCGCCTGGAAAATAATAACCGTGACTAAAGTACACATGCGATAGTTTCCAGCTCGCCACTTAATGGAAAATAGTGGCAGGCGATCATGTGGACGGAAAAATTCGTGTAGTTATCGAAATCTCCTTCGAATGACTCGTTATCGtctaattaaagaatattgctCCTTGATTGATAAGATCTGCCGTATCTTCACTGGCGAATAATCCAACAACTGCGGTCACTTTTAAATTACGGAGCGCGAATCTTATTTGCCGCACGCTGGCTTCCGCCTTTGGAAAGTCCATCGACGACCTTCGCCATCTGCTGCCCTGTTCGACAAGGAAGCGAGATAACCAGACTCCTCTCGGGCTCCTCCGATACGTTCCTATCAGCTGCAGTTTTACTCCCGGCGAATCGAACGCGAATAATTGTAATAACAGAGGCAGAGGGGGAAGGGGGTAGACAGATATAAGACGAACAGACGCGTTTAAGTGGTTCTCTCGGGCGCGCCGAGGCATTTTCACCCTTCGGAGCACCGAGAGGAAATCTCGCCACGGGGAAATACGTATCCTGACAGGTAATCTCCGCGAAACATTTGGCTTCAAGGTTATAGGGAGGCACGAAAACTTTGTTGCCGCGAAATACGCTTCCCTTCTACATTTTGTTTCTCGATATCCTGATGCGAAATATGTTGTAGCGCGCCGGGAGGCGTGGGTTTACGACAGTTTGCGAAGAAAGTGGATCAGAGGGGTATCCTGCTCTGATAGATAGGAAGCATTACACGCCCGTATCACCGGGGCCCTGGCAAATATAATTCCGTCATGCGAGAGGCAGTGATTTGAACGCGACGCGTGAATCTAACCGACACGTGACCATGGAACGTGTTCTGTCTACACCCGGCAtgaataataattcttttccCGCCGATTTCCCAGAATCCACGCGGTAACAATTGTCATGTTTATTAAACATTATGCAGTTGGCATTGTTGGATTAGTCAAGACGCATAGGAGGCTCGGAGAATATCTAACAGCGACAACACCTTGATAGCAAACTCTTATTGTACTCGGATACTTGTACTCCTCGAGTTTTGACCACGAGTGATCTATCTTGCAAAATCTAGTACATGAATTTTCGCAATCAGAGGTGTACTTGAAGCTTAATTAACTCTCTGATCCTTGTTCAGTTACAACGAAATTACTATCGCCAACAAAGTTCGACGCTGCGGCAAATAATATCCCTTATCTGCTCAGTAATCGACTCCACAAAGCTCATCGGGATTTGTGCGCGCGTATTGCAGAATTTTCATCTGAAAGCCGGATATTGGCGGTGCGGATGTAGCTGGCAACAAGGTGGAATTCCATGCACAATGCACCCGAGCACCTTAATTGAAATATGATTAAGAAATGTTGCCGCGGCGACGGAGTTACCCTCTTCTCTCATTGTCAGAGGCAATTCGGCCTGTTGTCGCAGATAATGAGATGAAAAAAGTTTCCCTCCGTTCCGTTTCGCGTCAACGTAAGGGAAGTTCGGTAAATAGAGTCTTTCGCTGATTGGCTAAAACTGTGTAACATTTAAACTCACTGCACAATCCAAGATGCGGGCAGAGACTACACACTTCGATGTCCTCCCATTTTTACCACGACCTTCTTTCCTCTCGAAATCACCCCACCAGCAGCGATACTAACCGATCACCTTAATAGAGAAGATCAAAGATTCAAAGACCATAAAATACACCTTCTATCTCCACACTTCATGAAAATTTCGCTGCACGGATTAAACCGCGATATACGTAGTGCAGAATTCAAAGCCTCGTGCAATATGGAGTGGCTGAGGGTAATAGCATAGTTGCTTCATTAGACGTTGTTTCACGAGTGGTTAGTGCGTTAGTTCCTGGTTGAAACATCATTTGCATTATCAGAGAATAATAAAgcgatttcttatttcttagtAATAATGAATTCGAATTGCGACGGATTTTAATGACATTAGTTGCACTGTAATACCTATCAGCTTGTAAATTAGAATGAGTCAGCCCGGTTATTATTAGCGAATGGCAATCCTTGACTGCGTTAATGCTTTCGAATTATCTCACACACAGTATCCTCGGGGATGAGAGAAACTGTGCCATACACCACGATCCATTGTCCCCAATTTCATTATTCCCAAtcagaggtaaataaaacactGCTAATTTGTGCGTGTGCCGCGAAACGATAACGAGGACCGAGGTTACGGGAATCGAATGTATTAACGCGCTACTTGGACAAACGATCGGACTTGAAGATAGCTTTAAGCCGGGCTTTATTTGCCGATTATCGTGCGCGCATGGGCTGCAGTCAAAACTGCCCTTATCGTCGAAACTGTGCTCGTATAGTCCGCTAAACGTAGTAATGTGTCCCCGTTAAATCTATACATGGCGTATGTACAAATAGCGGCCCTTGTTTAATCGAAAATTCTGTCTGTAACTCCTGTAGGTATTTGGCGATTTTCTGGAGTTTCTAAGTGGATATAGCTCTAAATGGATCTGGGATAATTATTCGTAAGTAGATTGTAGCAACGATTACCCTAATAGAGTTTAAACACTTTCTGGAAGAGCCTTCAAACATTTTCTAATTGACCAGCGGACGAATTAAAAATCTGTAGTTGATGATTAGTATTTCATAACAGTGAGGAAACGTGGATACAATTTTCCAGAAGAATACAGTTGAATCCAAAGCTCCACAACAGGCTTTGCGCTGAAAGCTGCAGTCTTAAAGGCTCGAAAATTGTTTACTCGAATAATTAAGCAAAGCAGGAGTTCTAAACTTCAGTACCGTTTTTGTAATGCCACGCTGTACTGCGCCAAAAACATCAGCTTTTTAGCGTAACAGCTTACGCGAAATGTTACTTCTCGCGAAATTCGCGAACTGCAATATTTTTCaagaaagaaattattaaagtCCTGCTAAGTTAATCCGAAGTTGGTAAAATGCAAAGTTTTCAACGTTACTTGGCTTTTAAAGTACACTTCTGTGGCTAAAATTGATCCAAAGaccttttcttaaaatattcttGGGATTACGCGACAGTGGTaaaatagttaaattttaattaaacaatctGATTTAATTTATCGGGTATCTCGGATCTGTTATCCACTGGCTAATCGTAAAATATCATCTAGTCAACTGATTGACGATAAAAGCAAATTCATTACCACCTCTGGTCTTCCACTCGCGTACATTTCCTTGGTAAAATTCATTTCTCCctattctttttcattttccgCCCATAGATCTTTGCATTGAATATCACAGCACTATATTCCCCTCccttttttccctttctttACTATTTATTTCCACTTTTGCGTCGAATTCATTGCAGGTTATATTGCACGTCCCAGGCGAAAATGCCCCtctgacaattttttataacaagTAATATTTATAGCTGCGAAATCATCTTCGAGTTGAACGACGAATTACTCGTTTATATAGAGTAAATATCAACAACAAGAAACTATGATTACGTACAGATTTTTCGTCTCAGCAATCAGTTAATTAAGCCTGCTCGCAAGTAATGATAGTAGCAATTAATTGGGCCCTTTGACAGTGGTTTAAACCGCTAAAATTAAATGCCTCGCGTTATCTAGACACGAGAAATTGAATCGCATTTAGAGGTAAAAAATGTACTCGTTTGCTGATTTTTCGGTTTGTAAATAAAAGCATGACCTCCGCGAGCATAAAGATAACGCCACTATTCGAGGTTATTATAGCGGTCAGAGTCTCCCGCCAGAATGCTCTACAGAAATCGAACAATAACACGACTCTATCAAGATCATTAGTACCGTACTTATCTATACTGACAGCCTATTGTTAGATTAGATATCAACTGTTCAAACTATACGACAGCATAGTTGAAGTCCGAGGGTACTTCAGACATCCCGTCAATATTTACCCGTCGCTGATCGGGAACCGATGCACTGCGGCAGAAGTTTCCGCACAACGATGGTCGAAACGTCACAGACCACAGACCCGATGCAAACTAGAAACTGACCAGTCCACCTTGGAAGGCAGCTTATATGTATAACTGTCTGGAACCTTGAAATTGTTGTGTACGTGTCTCGAGATGAATCGCGAGTAGAAGGACCTCATCTTCCGGTTCTCTTTTTCTTACATTGCGAACATGTTATCGTGCTCCGTGGAGGGTGTAAGTTCTAGCCACAGCATTCCAGTACCGTCGTTATAACTTACGCAACGTAGGTCGCGCAACGGGTATATTGTACTATCAATTAAACTCACATCGATCGACACTTGCCACACATACTCGAAGTTCTTCAAAGTTGAACCAACGCTCCGAATGTTATCTTCGCTCTGACGATACAGGTATCTCGCCCACAGGGACATACATGCGTGCATATCGCGGACATATTAACTCGACCGCGCTCGTAAATTGATTAAGTGGCTAGATTACTTGAATCAACCGGGGCGCGAATGTAGAGGTACATCAACGTTTCGCAAACAGAACTTCGCCCATTAAAGCAGCTACGCTGATCTGCTCCTCGCATGTGTTGAATATACAATCACGTGTAAAGGTCAACCCATTTCACGTCATTGGCGCTCACATAATCTTGCGCGCTGAAATTTGCGCAAATAGCAGATTACATGAAAACCCTGACCATGGGTATTGCACGAGAAGGAGCGATTTAACCGTAGAGAAAGAAACAGAACCACCCTAGGAGGCAAGCAAACGCCAGACGACGTAGAGGATGGCAGCGAAAGTCCGCCAAGGGTTGACGGTAGCGCAGCCCTGCCAGAAAAACGCGACACGCAGCGAAGTACGGCAGCGGCATACATCAGGAACGCATTTCCCCCGCGGCTTTCCGTTCTTTGTCCGGCTGAGCGGGTGGGGGTGGGCGTCAAGGATGTGCGTCAGGGGGTGGACAGCAACCCCATGTTACGACGAAAGGGCGGAAATGCGGAGGCGGTGGAACGGAGCGAGAATCTGGTAGGACGTAGCCATCCCCGTACCACTGCTATCCACCCCTATACCTCCACCCCCCATGGTCCCCTCACCCCATCTTTATCAAAGGCCCTGGCACTTTGCCACGTCGCACCGCATAATGAAGCAGCACGCTGGGCTTCGGTTGTAGCGGCGCCGTGGCTTGTGTTTTGCCTTCCGTAGAATGGTTTATTGTGTCGCGAACCCTCGCCACCCCGTGCCACCAGCGCCGACGAAGCTCCATCGCGGCCGCGATATTCGCGCCGGCATTCGTAGGCCCCCGTTCTCACGAGGCGCCCGCACGCGCAGAACAAAGGAAGCACGTGTAGGCGGTAATAGGTGTTATTACGTGTCCCACGACACAACCAAGTGTCTCGTCGCGCGTTCTGATTCCACCTACCTAGCGTAGGTATATAACGGGGCAATCCTAAACGGCTAAGCGACAATTTGCGACAGCGGGACATGGCGAAAATTCTTTTGCGACGATTGCGCGGGATTCGATGGGCGATTTAaagcagggctgcacagggagccttcTTCAGggcctagcggcgagcaaccagccgtgcaccgttactaagggtagaatcagtgaggagaactgcagtagtgtagctgcgggaccggggtaaagtgaacctcggggtaaaatcagcttccttaatttgttctttaacaatagaatatatttacaaattttggtgacgtaataaatgtatgtaatataagaatgataattatgcacattcagatatcaaaaaatgtaaattcatttaaaaaattagaaattaatttttagagacttcccccaaaaaatgaaaaatctgtcacagtttttgacaaacaCGGTGCACAAAAGCCATaagctgccgtgctaaacatgttatcccagcgcaaggggttaatatttacctatatcttTAATtgaagttcttattttgttgcatctcactttaccccggatagaagttcactttaccccatactctaagtttattttaagtattgctattcgtcatttat is a window encoding:
- the LOC143366742 gene encoding myrosinase 1, coding for MLATLSLRSSIFAFLLIAVNGASLKENDELLKFPPGFVFGVATAAYQIEGAWNVSDKGESTWDRYTHLQDGRIFNNDTGDVAANSYYKYKEDVAILKMLGFTTYRFSVSWPRILPTGFPNKVSKNGVRYYNELIDELLENDIEPMLTIYHWDHPQVLEDAGGWLNSEMVDWFGDFARVVYKEFGSKVKKFIPINEPTAICKNGYSAGNHAPGKKLHGFGEYLCIHNVMKAHARAYRIYEKEFKPTQKGEVGFLINSSGYMPKNPGDMLSVEIAFQFNAGWTLNPIYFKDGDYPPIMKTMVAFKSEEQGYARSRLPEFSSEWIEYIRGTADFLAVNHYTSRLVEPGDFGEVPSHEDDQGLAQEVDKSWKPSASSWLQVAPEGFRVLLREIARKYGNPPIYITENGVSDHGTLNDDSRVEYYREYLKQMLLAVHVDGVDVRGYYLWSLLDNFEWDNGYNERFGIVHVDFNDPNRPRVMKKSAQWWRKLMVDRKISEM